One part of the Sorangiineae bacterium MSr11954 genome encodes these proteins:
- a CDS encoding SDR family NAD(P)-dependent oxidoreductase, translating into MSVTNDKVALVTGVGPGTGASIVRRLAKGGYQVAMLSRTKDRLLQLEREIPRTHAFVTDVTDEAQIDATLEQIRSKWGHPHLVVHNAVSFVFGTFLEIDPAAVNRNFQTNVMALLHLARRTAPPMVEAGGGAIIVTGNTSSLRGKSTYAGFAPTKAAQRILAESIARDLWPKGVHVAHVLIDAVIDLEWTRAVHPTAADEFFIQPDDIAEEVWHVAHQPRGSWSFNVEIRPSGEHW; encoded by the coding sequence ATGAGCGTTACGAACGACAAAGTCGCGCTGGTGACCGGAGTTGGCCCAGGAACGGGCGCATCCATCGTGCGGCGGCTGGCAAAAGGCGGCTACCAGGTCGCCATGCTGTCGCGCACGAAAGATCGACTTCTTCAGCTCGAAAGAGAGATTCCCCGCACGCACGCGTTCGTGACCGACGTGACCGACGAGGCGCAAATCGACGCGACCTTGGAGCAAATCCGGAGCAAGTGGGGGCACCCCCACCTGGTGGTGCACAACGCCGTTAGCTTCGTATTCGGCACCTTTCTGGAAATCGATCCAGCAGCCGTGAATCGGAACTTCCAGACGAACGTCATGGCGCTCCTTCATCTGGCGCGGCGGACGGCGCCCCCCATGGTCGAGGCCGGGGGTGGCGCCATCATCGTGACCGGCAACACGTCATCTTTGCGCGGGAAAAGCACGTACGCGGGCTTTGCGCCCACCAAGGCGGCGCAGCGCATTTTGGCCGAGTCGATCGCGCGCGATCTGTGGCCCAAAGGCGTCCACGTGGCGCACGTGTTGATCGACGCGGTCATCGACCTCGAGTGGACGCGCGCGGTGCATCCGACGGCGGCGGACGAGTTCTTCATTCAACCAGACGACATTGCCGAGGAAGTTTGGCACGTTGCGCATCAACCTCGGGGGTCGTGGTCGTTCAATGTGGAGATTCGGCCCTCCGGCGAGCACTGGTGA
- a CDS encoding TetR/AcrR family transcriptional regulator, which yields MSTKILTAVLSAEYGQWRASLRDVTFSGRFCMMFDIQMGHSQAEKAENHDRILRIAAARFREKGIEGLSVADLMKEAGLTHGGFYRHFASREDLVAEAIAYALTDGETQGGLEELSADNVTFTTLIDAYLNETHRDSPAQGCAVAALAGDVARSGARTRAVFTRQVKRNIQSLSAMLANGDAPSKRAHAILIWSALVGSLTLARAVNDKKLSAEILETVRVGMKSLFGNPKGKK from the coding sequence ATGTCGACTAAAATCCTCACGGCCGTGTTGTCGGCTGAATATGGCCAATGGCGTGCCTCGCTGCGGGACGTGACATTCTCGGGTCGCTTCTGTATGATGTTCGACATCCAGATGGGCCATTCGCAAGCCGAGAAGGCAGAGAACCACGATCGTATCCTTCGGATTGCTGCGGCCCGTTTTCGAGAGAAGGGGATCGAAGGGCTCAGCGTCGCCGACCTGATGAAGGAAGCGGGGCTGACCCACGGCGGTTTCTATCGCCACTTCGCGTCCCGCGAGGATCTCGTGGCCGAAGCCATCGCCTACGCGCTGACGGACGGGGAGACGCAGGGGGGGCTCGAGGAGCTGTCCGCGGACAACGTGACGTTCACCACGTTGATCGATGCGTACCTCAACGAGACCCATCGTGACTCACCCGCACAGGGGTGCGCAGTTGCGGCGCTCGCGGGCGATGTAGCCCGCAGTGGTGCGCGGACCCGGGCAGTTTTCACGCGCCAAGTGAAGCGCAACATTCAGTCGCTCTCGGCCATGCTCGCCAACGGCGATGCCCCCAGCAAACGAGCCCACGCGATTCTGATTTGGAGCGCTCTCGTCGGTTCCTTGACGTTGGCACGCGCCGTCAACGACAAGAAGCTTTCGGCTGAAATACTCGAGACCGTTCGTGTGGGAATGAAATCCCTCTTTGGAAATCCCAAAGGGAAGAAATAA